Below is a window of Musa acuminata AAA Group cultivar baxijiao chromosome BXJ3-11, Cavendish_Baxijiao_AAA, whole genome shotgun sequence DNA.
GAAATATAAAACCCTCCCTCGTCGATCACAAGCACGACTCTTAATGTGGTCAAGAGGCCCCCCTAAGTCTGATCGGATCCCGTCACCCGCAGAGACTGAACCAGCTCAGCTTTTCTCTGCTCTACCGGGTTTTGTTCGTATAAGATCCGCTTGCAATAAAGCAGCAGCTCACAGAGACATGTTTTACGAATCCACCCTTCTACagattcttatttatttatttggaccaataaaTTACATACATATGCATATTAGAGTGGTCAACTGATAATAAAAACATTGGCAATCGTACTACGTAAGAAATTATTATAGAATTGAACCTTTTTCGTGGCAATTTAAGTGTGGAGTTGCCGATCATTAGATATTCTAAGcttgattaaatattaattttgttgtatgtatatatttttatagGTTTACGTGTACCTTCTTTTATATGATCAAATATTAGACATGATGATGTGACATTTATTCCTATGACTCCTCTCGATGATACCTACCTTTCTAGAGTCTACCGTTAACAAAGAACATTCATGTGTTCATTCCAAAATGGATGATGAAAGGTTTTTGCTCGTTTTGAATATCCATTACATTATAAGTAGTCAAATATCGACCTGAAATAGTAAAACCATTCGACGCATTCTTAAATTACAAAATTACTCATTGTCAATCTTTCATTGTCAATCTTTATGCAAGTGCTTGTCATTTGATATATGATATTAAAAGTGAAAGGAGAAGGTGAATATTATTTTCTACCGGTATCAATCAATGTGAGTAAGAAACCAAGACCGATAATTATAGGTTGTCTCCtgtaaataaaatatcaataggAGAATGCTAGATATGATTAAAGATTATctcattatataatattttataaaaatgttTTATATATTTACGATCAACTATAAAAACTTACATTTAACTAAATGAGATGGGAGCTTCTCCTTTTGACTACTTATCACTCGTATATCTCATGTTACTAATTTAGATATTAGATATATCGAGTCAAAAAACCTCTTTGACCTCAATTTTTATATAGATAATACATCGAGAGCTCAATATTTTAACATTGAAAGAACATCGAATAACCATGTGTATATATAAATCACATTGGGTTGATCAAGTTCTTCCCGactcaaaatataattttaatttcctaaaatcattaatcataaatattaaaataattaaaaatcattatttttttaatgaaactaaatGATTCTATTAAGATTTGAATGTtggataattaattttaaatctaaaaactTAACCAccatataataaattttattttttttttaatatttttataaatatttaactGATTTAAAATTAAAACCATTGATTTGGATTTGAAATCATCCATTTCTATTTCcttaattttaaatcatcattacttatAATGGAATCGTCCAATATTAGTTTTAATTGGATTTGAAATCATCCATTTCTATTTCcttaattttaaatcatcattacttatAATGGAATCGTCCAATATTAGTTTTAATTGGATTTGAAATTGATAAGAACTTCTGGCCTAATTTAACTTTAGGTCGAATTGAATCATGATTAAGGCTAATCCAAAATATCTATCAAATAAATGATAATATCGTATATAACACAATCTAAAGTATAaaatttttcaataaaaaatactgATAACAGGCTAGTAATGAACTTATTAATATATATCATCGAGGATAAAAATTGCGTAGTATTAATAGCAAATCACAAAATTCCTCACGACTATCAAGAAGCGACAATAGTAAAGCCTACTACTATACAtatcaatatatattatattcaaaTAATTTCTTTCATTGACTTTGCTATTTCTAAATATAGTTAATATGTACAATACCTAAACTATCCTTAAGTTTTTAATGGGTGGTGGTATCAACAATAAATAGAAGATATCTATGTTGAGTCATTGGTGTTGCTCAGTGCAATGTTGCATATAAGTGCAATGTTGAAACTAAGAAGCTACTTCCTGAACGAGATGAAACAGATGATCGCGTCTCAGAAGCAGCGGAACTAATAGAAAACGCTGCGCGTGTTTCAAAGACATGATCCACGAATACGTCACGAACAGCGAACACCATCTCGCCAGTCGTGTAAAAGCCGGCCGGCAATTAACGAACCCGCTTCCCTCACCCTTTCGCCGGGTCCGGTGCCAGATGGGACCCACGCTCACGAAACCCATTCTGGTTTATTTGGGTTATTAGTTTAAAGCAGGTGGCAGGTATTCGTTGTGTTTATGATGGAGTCGCGTGTTTTATTAGATAGCATTGTTTTTGGTCAAACGTGGCTTTCAAGATTCGTGCACGTAATTTGATCGAATCGCTGAAGTGATGTCCAAACTTAAAGGCTGTTTTTTGTTCCAACAGAAACAGCCGACCGCAAATCATGGAGACCGGAACCGAAAGAAATCGTCGCGCGTGTTCGAAGGATTTGATCCTCCAAGTGGTCTCGAACAGCGAACACCATCTGGCGAGATTTGGAAAAAGCCGACCGTCACCGATCGAACCCGCTTCCCTTACCCTTTCGACTGGTGTGTTGTCCGGCGGGACCCACGATCACGAAGTCCCTCGCGGGCGATCAGTTGACCACCGCTGCAAGCCCGCGCGGGTCCCGTCACCGCAGGCGAGCGCTTCCCACGCGTCACCCACACGCGTCGTTCCCTATCCCTCTCGCGACAGCGCTTTTTCGTCCTCCTCCCACGCCCTGTACATAACTTCCAACCCTCGCTGACTCTTGCACTCGTAACTGATAGCGCGCGCTGATCCCCACCTCCGCATCTCGACATCTAGCGATGGCAGGGGTCCTCCTCGCACGTTCCTCCTCCCGCCTCACCTCCTCCTCCCCGCTCTCCGCGTCCGCCGCATACCTCCTGTCCTCGATCTCTCCCTCCTCTCGTCCGCCGCTGCCCTCCAATCCTGTCCCCCGATCTCACCTCTCCGATGGGCGGTCACCGATCAGCCACCGCGCCCTTGTCCGCTCCTACGCCGCCGTCGCCTACCGCTTCGAGCGCCGGTTGGCCACCATGGGTATCCTCCCCATTCACCCCTCGCCACCGGCGTTCTTATTTTGATTTTGTTCTTGTTCTGGGTCCGACCTGATCACCTCGCGGTTTTCGGTTGGGTAGCTACGAGGAATTCGTATGAGAGCATCTTGACGACGCTGCGGAAGCCGGGAGGCGGTGATTTCGGGAAGTATTACAGCTTACCTGCTCTGACTGACCCCAGGATCGGTAAGGATTTCGATGACTTCCGGTGTGAATTTGGTGCCTTTTGTTGTTAACGAAATGATGATTGTTGCCGTGGTTCCGGTGGTTTAGAGCGGCTTCCGTACTCGATAAGGATTCTGCTGGAATCGGCGATTCGGAACTGTGATGAGTTCCAGGTGACCGGGAAAGATGTGGAGAAGATTCTGGACTGGGAGAATACCGCGCCTAAGCAAGTCGAGATTCCCTTCAAGCCCGCTCGCGTTCTGCTTCAGGTACGTCTTCTCTCTCTGATTTCCATCTTGATTTTTTTGGAAGTTTTTAGGTCCTATAtcgtgctatatatatatatcatcaggaGATCCTTATTGTTCTTCTTCTGTGTGGTTATTTGAGTGAAGTAGCTAATTTTAGTCTGTGGGAGTAAAGAATCCGTTTCTTGTTGAGATTGGTTGGTTTGTACTGACAGATGTGGGCCGCTTCTGCAGGAACAAAAGttataaaaagaaaaggaataaacTTTTCGAACCAGTGTATGTGTACTTCATTTTCTCCATATAGGGAATACAATATTAGAGCAATTAAGGAATACAATTCATTATGTTTGTTGTTgtccaattttttttaattttgctaTTTAATTGTGACTTGTGTCAAGGGTGTTTCATGGCCTTCAGACATGCAACACTCAGCCAAATTGTTATATATAATTCTCTTGAAAAGATCTTATGCATAAAAACGATATAATTCTATTTTAAGCATGCCTTTCTTTGCCCCTTCCCTGACTTTGCAAGGTCAGGAGTTTTGTGAACTGGATTCTGTATGTGTTTTTTAAATTTCTCCAGTAATTACACCATTCATGAATCAATCGATCTTTGTATACCTTAGTGTCTGAGTAACTTTAATATCTAAAGCTAAAAGGCAACTCATAAAATTCTAAATATTTTAATGTATAGGTGCTACTTGTAGCATGTGGCTTCTTGAATTGGATACTACAATATCTCTATCAACTCAGTGTAGGTCTTGCTAATTTGTTGAATATGGATATGAATTATGATGATCATTGGAGGTTTCTAACCAGTAAAACAAATCTATGTAAAATTGgacaatatttaaattatttactttTGATGACATTGGGGATGAGAAGATTTGACCTCAATTACAATGTGTCGTTATGGATTCCTACAAGGTGATAAATAACAATGAGAACAATGTTTACTAGGTCTCAAGAGCTTTCAGACACCCCCAACTTAACACTGTTGCTATTGCATAAAAAGGTTTAGAAAGCATCAATGTATTGGTCGACTTAGGCATAGGGAGACAGAGAATAGTGGAGGAAGTCGCTTGTATGATGATGATGTGGTTCCATTTGTTCATCTTATTCCATGGAAAAGGATAATCTTTCTCCTCACTCATGTGGGCTTAAATTTATACATATTTGATTGAAAATGAAGTATAGAAAATTGATTACAGAACTTTATGTGTCTATTGAATTAACCTATTATATTCTCTGTGCAGTTAACTGAAGCTTAATTTGTTGCAACCCTTGTTGTCTATCATATATCTGATTGTGGGTTATGCAATTTTGACAAATTCATCATGTGTAATATTTTGTTTCACAAATGTCTTGTTTGTTACAGGCGTCCATGTATAGCTATCTAAGTTGGTCAAGACTTTGCTCTCTTCATGATGCCACTAATGGTGCAACATTTCTTTTGTCTTTCAATTTGCTTGTCAGGATTTCACTGGTGTTCCAGCTGTAGTTGATCTTGCGTGCATGAGAGATGCTATGAAGAAGCTCGGAAGTGATCCAAATAAAATCAATCCATTAGTAAGTGTAAATTTAAAATAGTAATTATATAGTTCATTTCCTTTGAACGCTTCGGAACTATCCTTGAAAATATCTGCCGTTGGGGTAAATCTCGGTTTTCTTCATCTTCCCTGTTGAAAAGTCCTTGAAAATTGTGTGcctaattttttatatcatttaaatTTTACTGTTAGTGTGACTTGCATTGGTTATATCTCTGTTTAAACGTATGAAGGATATTTCGGAAAATTTGTTTTTTCTAGGATATGGGAAAAAACGTATGCAAGATCAACAACTAACAAAAAAAATAGGATTGTTAAACTAAGAATTCTCTAGATGTTGGACTAGCTTCTGATTAGAACCTTTTGTTGAGACTATTTCTTCTTGCTGACTAGTTTAGCGAACACAAGGACACAAGATCATCTGAGCTTTGATCTTATCAAAATTGGTTAATGATGATGCCTATAAAAGAAGTCAAGGACATTAAATGTCTTCCTTTGACATAATATGCTTTTTGACATCATCATGAAATATAAGAGGTCTTTGTAATTTCTATGTTGCATTTAGTTTTACGAACATAAGATAATGGACCTGTGAACTTAGAAATTTGAAGTACATCGAACAAAAGTAAGGGTTATAATAAATGTCATGATAGAATCAGACATTCATAACCATGAAGTATATTTCAGAGTCCTTCTGTTTGATAAGTTTATATATCTTATCGAGAGATACAATCCAGAATGTTGGGTTTATTATACCAGCTTGAATAAGTGTGCACAACTGATGCATGCAGGTTCCTGTGGATCTCGTTATTGATCACTCAGTTCAGGTTGATGTGGCAAGATCAGAAAACGCTCTGCAGGCTAACATGGAACTTGAATTCCATCGTAATAAGGAAAGATTTGGTTTTCTGAAGTGGGGTTCCAGTGCTTTCCATAACATGCTTGGGGTTCCACCAGGGTCTGGTATTGTTCACCAGGTAATTGTATCTTATTGATCATGAGAAattgttttatttgtttttcaatcttctcttgtacttttttaAGTTTAAATTGTCCTCTGCAGGTAAATTTAGAATATCTTGGTCGTGTTGTTTTTAACAGTGGAGGTATGCTCTACCCTGACAGTGTGGTTGGCACTGATTCGCACACGACAATGATAGATGGATTAGGTGTTGCTGGCTGGGGTGTTGGTGGAATAGAAGCAGAAGCTGCAATGCTTGGCCAGGTAAGTTTATTTTGTTAGGAATGTAGAAATCCCTATATGATAATCTGTTTGCAACTCCACTAGCCTTGATAATTTATTGGAACACCATTTCCTTTTCCCCTCAGATTGTTCTGGTTTTATgagaatttttttagattttttcagCAGTATTATCTCTTTCATTTTACCTACAATCAATTTGCTAAAATGCTTTATATTGCATCTTTCTTAGTTGCAGTACTTTGGACTTCTTGTAATTAATTTTTACTTTAAAAGGATTAGCAGCTAACCCATTTGTCTTTATTAATGCATATGTACATTTGCTGTTTATGGCTTTAATTACTGGGATTGCAGGCCTCTTCGAATTGAAATGATCAGGGTAGCATGAGAGGCCTAAGAGACTGGAAGAAATAGGAAATCCCACAAAAGTGACCAAATAATAAAATTGTTGTCAAGCACTTCGTGGTGAACGCATTGCCttgtcttcttgaaatatgaaaaataGATGTGTTTGGTGTAGGTTGGCCAATGGTAGCGACCGGAAGACGAGGTTTCAAGTGACTAGTTTAAGATTTAAAACATGAATGGTGAGACCATTCTCTTCCTGGTCATTAGCTTAAAGTTTAAAACATGATTGGTGAGAATGCGGTCCCCCTTCTCTTCATGGCTAAATGCCTTGATGCATTTTCTTAATCATGCAACAAGAGAAATGTGCTTCTTTGGTTCCCTGCTTTATCCAGAAACTTTGAAGCCTGATATCTTTAATGTCACATATGATAGGAACTTCTAACAATGGGAAGACTTTTATGAGTAACCATGCAGTGAAATATTGCTATTACTAAAATGTCTTTGCGTTTGTTCATGTGCAACAAAAAAATATCAAAGCTCAATCAACCTTGCCATCATTCACTATTTGTTTGGGGCTCTGGGTTTGCGTTAAGTTCTGTCATTGTGTCTTAATTAGTGTTGTTCACAAACCCAGTTTTGAGAGAAATTGGTCTATCTGATTGTTTTGGGGTAAATATTAACCAAATTGCTAGGAGTTAGACAATCATGATGCATTGCTTATCAGCTATAGTGTCTCTTAAATCTTTTACACATTTGGTCATGGTATATCagcatttttgatatttttttcgtGTTTAAATGTGTAGCTACATCTAGACTGGACTTGCTTGCAACTatgatttatttatacatatacatcgtGTGTGGGtcaaaatatttttctcaatCTTTGTCGAAAATCTTTTTTCTTTGTCATTGCACAGGCGATGAGTATGGTGCTGCCTGGAGTTGTTGGTTTCAAACTTACTGGGAAATTGAGGAATGGCGTGACAGCTACAGACTTGGTTTTGACAGTGACCCAGATGCTTCGGAAGCATGGTGTCGTCGGGAAGTTCGTCGAGTTCTATGGTAAATAGACTAACGAATCTCAATTTTTTCTTCTCGAGGTTATTGAATTTTTATGTTGTTTTCTAACATGCTGAGTGTACTTTTACCTCTCTACCCCTTCCCTCTTGTTGAATTGTGATAATATATGTATACAGGGGAAGGCATGAGTGGACTTTCTTTGGCGGATCGTGCTACTATTGCAAATATGTCGCCAGAATATGGAGCAACTATGGGCTTCTTCCCTGTTGATCATGTCACACTTCAATATTTGAAACTGACTGGAAGAAGTGATGATACTGTAAGTTTCTGTTATTATCCAATTGTCGTAAAGACTTTTCTCAATGCACTCTAATCCTCTTTGCAACCCTTAGGTGGCCATGATAGAATCCTACTTACAGGCTAATAAGATGTTTGTTGACTACAGCCAGGTAACTTTCTTCGACTCTAGTCGGCAACTTCACATTGAACTTGATTGTTGTTTTCATACTGAGAATTCCTATACAGCCACAAACTGAAAGAGTGTATTCATCCTACTTGGAATTGAATCTGGGAGATGTAGAACCATGTGTATCAGGACCTAAGAGGTCAGGAACCCTGGACTCAAGTTGAAGCCATCAACAGGCTTGCAGCTATTATTTGCCAGCTGAATATAATAGAATCCTTTTTTAGCCTCTTAAAAATTATCTACCATGCAGGCCTCATGATCGAGTTCCTTTGAAGGAAATGAAAGCAGATTGGCAATCTTGTTTGGACAACAAAGTTGGATTCAAGGTACTCATAGTTCAGTTTACGTGATGTAGCATAAAAGATTATGCAAGTTTTAATGGATGTATCATCCTTATTTCATGGATTTGAAAAGTTACAGTTTAGTGTTTCTTTCCAACAAAGAGCACATGGAAAAGGCAAGTATCAAACTTGGAGACTATGCAATATTGCAATTTAGAACTTTAGTTGTTCCTAGAGCCAGTCCTTTTGAGGCAGATATCAGCTAtagtatattaaaatttatttcattaAGATGAAAAACTTCagtggcttttgctttgaaattttTTTCTAGATTTTATAGAAATGTTACACCATCTATTGGCATCTTAAGAGAAGGCCTTAATATTTACATTTACCTGGACAATACTAGTAATTTATGCCAATGATCAGGAAcctttcattattattattatttgctacTTGCTTATAATTGATAAACAGAGCTATTGATAAAGACTGGGAGAAGTTGCAGAACTTGTGACTTTGAGGAGTTACCTGTATCTGGTTATCAGATAACCCATATGCCAATGATCTCACATTCTTTACATATTTATCCATTTAGATTATCAGATATCACAAAATTACATGTTGGTCATTGTTCTTTATATCCGAAAGCAAGAATGtgtaaaataatatattaggTTTCTTATAGGGTTTTGCTGTGCCAAAAGAGTCCCAGGACAAGATTGCAGAATTCTCTTTCCATGGTACGACTACCCAGATAAAACATGGTGATGTTGTCATAGCTGCAATTACCAGCTGCACAAACACATCAAATCCTAGTGTAATGCTTGGAGCTGCTTTGGTTGCAAAAAAGGCTTGTGAGCTGGGCCTTGAGGTTGACTACTGCATTCCCTTGCTATACTTaaaacaaagcatgaattccactttcactttaaagacacatgcgataaagatagCCCAGTTTACGAAAGTGTGTTTTCATATTTAATGTAACATAAGATCTGTAGTTGATACAGTTCATATATCCACATGCCAATGGGTGGTTTGCTCtaatggttcatgtcattttgtgTCAGGTGAAACCATGGATCAAGACTAGTCTTGCTCCTGGTTCTGGAGTTGTGACCAAATACCTAGAGAAGAGGTTGTAGCTTCAAAGAGCATAACAGCTGgatgattattatgattttaaacttgtttGATATCCCAAAAATTAAATCTGGAACATATTTTTCAGTGGTTTGCAGAAGTATTTAAACCAGCTGGGCTTCAATATAGTTGGGTATGGCTGCACTACTTGCATTGGGAATTCTGGAGACCTCGATGAAGCAGTATCAGCTGCTATATCTGAGAACGGTAatgttcatttatttatttagtttgaGCATATGTTTTTTTGATATTAGAAATGAAGTCTGAAGTTGGTGTTCTACTTCCAGACATAGTCACTGCTGCTGTATTGTCTGGAAATAGGAACTTTGAGGGTCGTGTACATCCCTTAACCAGAGCAAATTATCTTGCATCACCTCCCCTTGTGGTAGCTTATTCTCTTGCTGGCACGGTATTCATCCTGACCTCCATTTGCCAGTTACTGGTTCCTTTTCCTGGAAAAGCAGCAAACAAAGTTTTTTCTTATTACACATtgatacaacaataacaacaacaaagttgtaagtctcaactatttgaggtcggctatatggatcttttgttaTCATAGAGATCTGTAAAAGATCATATACTTAGTTAAGTTCTTGTTTCACATTAATGTTGCTTGAAAATAAATAACTTACTAATAAAGGCATGCAATTCAATAAGTTAATGGTTTTATACCTTCATGCTATCATTTCTAGATatcaatgcatgaacttattaagtcATGAAGAGGTGTGGGTCCTAAGGTATCAATCTGTCTTTCCAATTAGATGATACCGTCTCCAAGCACATCAATCTGCTAAGAATGAATGATTGAAAAGACAATATAGTCAGTTAAATTACAAATTAGGGCACTACTAGGTATTCACTAAGCTTTTATAAAAAATAGTCCTAATGTAGTGTTTAGTTCACTAATGAAAAACATATATACGCTTATCCAATATCATTGTAATATGGTTAAATtgttttttgagattttcacaaTAAGAATTATACAGCAAGATCTCATTGAAGAAGGGTTATACACCAAGACGGATTAAATATAGGGACATTGATAtactaaaactgaatatatatTTCGGCATCCAAAGTAGCTGTGCTAGCTTTTCATGACAGCCAACTTCCGATTGTTTGCAGGTTGACATTGACTTTGAAAAGGAACCTATAGGGACCTCAAAGGATGGGAAGAAGGTTTACTTCAAGGATATTTGGCCTTCAAATGAAGAGATAGCAAATGTACAGTATCCACTCCTTGATCCTCATTTTCGTTAGACTTGTTATCAGAAGGGTAGTGTTGTAATTTCTTGTCTGTTTCTTCAGGTAGTACAATCTAGTGTGCTGCCAGACATGTTCAAGAATACATATGAGGCAATAACAAAAGGGAATCCCATGTGGAATCAGCTATCAGTGCCATCAAGTACTCTCTATGCATGGGATCCTAAATCGACATACATTCATGAACCTCCCTATTTCAAGGACATGACAATGTCTCCTCCTGGGCCACATCCTGTGAAAGATGCTTATTGCTTGCTAAACTTTGGTGATAGTATCACAACAGACCACATTTCACCTGCTGGAAGCATTCACAAGGACAGTCCTGCTGCCAAGTACTTGACAGAGCGTGGTGTTGACCCAAAAGACTTCAACTCCTACGGGAGTCGCCGTGGAAATGATGAGGTCATGGCAAGGGGCACATTTGCAAACATCCGCCTTGTTAATAAACTCTTGAAAGGAGAAGTTGGTCCCAAAACCATTCACATACCCTCAGG
It encodes the following:
- the LOC135583871 gene encoding aconitate hydratase, cytoplasmic-like isoform X2, giving the protein MAGVLLARSSSRLTSSSPLSASAAYLLSSISPSSRPPLPSNPVPRSHLSDGRSPISHRALVRSYAAVAYRFERRLATMATRNSYESILTTLRKPGGGDFGKYYSLPALTDPRIERLPYSIRILLESAIRNCDEFQVTGKDVEKILDWENTAPKQVEIPFKPARVLLQDFTGVPAVVDLACMRDAMKKLGSDPNKINPLVPVDLVIDHSVQVDVARSENALQANMELEFHRNKERFGFLKWGSSAFHNMLGVPPGSGIVHQVNLEYLGRVVFNSGGMLYPDSVVGTDSHTTMIDGLGVAGWGVGGIEAEAAMLGQAMSMVLPGVVGFKLTGKLRNGVTATDLVLTVTQMLRKHGVVGKFVEFYGEGMSGLSLADRATIANMSPEYGATMGFFPVDHVTLQYLKLTGRSDDTVAMIESYLQANKMFVDYSQPQTERVYSSYLELNLGDVEPCVSGPKRPHDRVPLKEMKADWQSCLDNKVGFKVKPWIKTSLAPGSGVVTKYLEKSGLQKYLNQLGFNIVGYGCTTCIGNSGDLDEAVSAAISENDIVTAAVLSGNRNFEGRVHPLTRANYLASPPLVVAYSLAGTVDIDFEKEPIGTSKDGKKVYFKDIWPSNEEIANVVQSSVLPDMFKNTYEAITKGNPMWNQLSVPSSTLYAWDPKSTYIHEPPYFKDMTMSPPGPHPVKDAYCLLNFGDSITTDHISPAGSIHKDSPAAKYLTERGVDPKDFNSYGSRRGNDEVMARGTFANIRLVNKLLKGEVGPKTIHIPSGEKLSVFDTAMRYKDEGHDTIILAGAEYGSGSSRDWAAKGPMLQGVKAVIAKSFERIHRSNLVGMGIVPLCFKPGEDADTLGLTGHERYTINLPSNVSDIKPGQDVTVTTDTGKLFTCTVRFDTEVELAYYGHGGILPYVVRSLVDANN
- the LOC135583871 gene encoding aconitate hydratase, cytoplasmic-like isoform X1 gives rise to the protein MAGVLLARSSSRLTSSSPLSASAAYLLSSISPSSRPPLPSNPVPRSHLSDGRSPISHRALVRSYAAVAYRFERRLATMATRNSYESILTTLRKPGGGDFGKYYSLPALTDPRIERLPYSIRILLESAIRNCDEFQVTGKDVEKILDWENTAPKQVEIPFKPARVLLQDFTGVPAVVDLACMRDAMKKLGSDPNKINPLVPVDLVIDHSVQVDVARSENALQANMELEFHRNKERFGFLKWGSSAFHNMLGVPPGSGIVHQVNLEYLGRVVFNSGGMLYPDSVVGTDSHTTMIDGLGVAGWGVGGIEAEAAMLGQAMSMVLPGVVGFKLTGKLRNGVTATDLVLTVTQMLRKHGVVGKFVEFYGEGMSGLSLADRATIANMSPEYGATMGFFPVDHVTLQYLKLTGRSDDTVAMIESYLQANKMFVDYSQPQTERVYSSYLELNLGDVEPCVSGPKRPHDRVPLKEMKADWQSCLDNKVGFKGFAVPKESQDKIAEFSFHGTTTQIKHGDVVIAAITSCTNTSNPSVMLGAALVAKKACELGLEVKPWIKTSLAPGSGVVTKYLEKSGLQKYLNQLGFNIVGYGCTTCIGNSGDLDEAVSAAISENDIVTAAVLSGNRNFEGRVHPLTRANYLASPPLVVAYSLAGTVDIDFEKEPIGTSKDGKKVYFKDIWPSNEEIANVVQSSVLPDMFKNTYEAITKGNPMWNQLSVPSSTLYAWDPKSTYIHEPPYFKDMTMSPPGPHPVKDAYCLLNFGDSITTDHISPAGSIHKDSPAAKYLTERGVDPKDFNSYGSRRGNDEVMARGTFANIRLVNKLLKGEVGPKTIHIPSGEKLSVFDTAMRYKDEGHDTIILAGAEYGSGSSRDWAAKGPMLQGVKAVIAKSFERIHRSNLVGMGIVPLCFKPGEDADTLGLTGHERYTINLPSNVSDIKPGQDVTVTTDTGKLFTCTVRFDTEVELAYYGHGGILPYVVRSLVDANN